Proteins from one Coffea arabica cultivar ET-39 chromosome 8c, Coffea Arabica ET-39 HiFi, whole genome shotgun sequence genomic window:
- the LOC113706927 gene encoding large ribosomal subunit protein uL18-like, protein MAFVKAQKTKAYFKRYQVPFKRRREGKTDYRARVRLINQDKNKYNTPKYRFVVRFTKKDIIAQIVSASIAGDLVLAAAYSHELPHFGLEVGLTNYAAAYATGLLLARRVLKKLEMDEEYEGNVEATGEDYSVEPGDSRRPFRALLDVGLIRTTTGNRVFGALKGALDGGLDIPHSEKRFAGFDKETKQLDPEVHRKYIFGGHVAAYMRTLAEDEPERYQSHFSEYHKRGLEADNLEELYKKVHAAIRADPTPKKSEKAPPKEHKRYNLKKLTYEERKASLIERLNALNSAAGNDDDDDDEEEDDE, encoded by the exons ATG GCTTTCGTTAAAGCCCAGAAAACAAAAGCTTACTTCAAGCGCTACCAAGTCCCGTTTAAGAGAAGGAGAG AGGGAAAGACGGACTATCGAGCTAGGGTGCGTCTGATCAATcaagacaagaacaagtacaaTACTCCGAAATATCGCTTTGTTGTGAGATTT ACTAAGAAAGACATCATTGCTCAAATTGTTTCTGCTAGTATTgctggtgacctggttcttGCAGCTGCTTATTCACATGAATTGCCTCATTTTGGCCTTGAAGTGGGTCTGACCAATTATGCTGCAG CTTATGCTACTGGGCTTCTGCTTGCCCGCCGAGTTCTCAAAAAGCTTGAAATGGATGAGGAGTATGAAGGAAATGTTGAG GCTACAGGTGAAGATTACTCTGTTGAGCCAGGTGATAGCAGGAGGCCATTCCGTGCTCTTTTGGATGTTGGTCTTATAAGGACTACAACTGGAAATCGTGTTTTTGGTGCCTTGAAG GGGGCATTGGATGGTGGACTAGACATTCCTCATAGCGAGAAGAGGTTTGCTGGATTTGACAAGGAGACCAAGCAACTTGATCCTGAGGTTCACCGCAAGTACATCTTTGGTGGCCATGTTGCTGCATACATGAGG ACTTTGGCGGAAGATGAACCTGAGAGGTATCAGTCTCATTTTAGTGAGTACCATAAAAGGGGTCTTGAGGCAGATAACCTTGAGGAGCTGTACAAAAAAGTCCATGCAGCTATCCGTGCTGATCCTACTCCTAAGAAATCTGAGAAGGCACCTCCTAAGGAGCATAAGAG GTACAACCTTAAGAAGCTAACTTATGAGGAAAGGAAGGCTAGTTTGATTGAGAGGTTGAACGCATTGAATTCCGCTGCTGGAAAtgacgatgatgatgatgatgaggaagaGGATGATGAGTGA